A region of the Channa argus isolate prfri chromosome 14, Channa argus male v1.0, whole genome shotgun sequence genome:
AAGATCCTGAACTCCTGGAAGACTAAAATGCAACTGAAAGACAAGCAAGAATCCTCTAACTCACAAAATCCCCCCTCTCGAGTGACCTACTCCCCTGAGCAATTCCTGCCTGATGTGGAGGGTGTCACAATGAGCTACGACAGCTTGACACTCGACCTCTTCATGCTGGGATACTTCCACATATTAGAGAAGGACCTGTTGCCCGAAGAGAGGAAGATGCGGCACCTCCTCTGCTTTGAAGTCTTTGACCACGTTGGCAGTTTCCCTTGGGAGACAGTGCGGGACTTTCACAAGGCTGTTCTCGAGGACATTCAGGCCGGGAGGAGACAGTGGAGCGATGGCTTTGAGGACATTAAAGTTCACTTTTTTGGGGAGTCAAGACCATGCCGCTGTCCATCAACATCATTATCGTCATCACTTTTAATGGATTCCAGACCAGTACCCAAAGTTATAGTTCAAACATCAACTCCTGATGAGTGTAGCACAGACATCTCTGGTTTCAACAATGAAGAGATATGTACATATATTAACCGCAGCTTTGCTTTCtggaaagagagggaggcagagctCTTTAATTTTGGACAAAAGACTTAGGGTTAAAAGTTGATATGTTTGCACAAAAAATGAATGTTGGTGTGTTTATTTAGATAGGCCTTTATTAATTCCTTTGACTTGCCATCCTGGTCACTGATGCACAAATCCTCCAAATCACGCATTCAGCTTTTCTTACTCCATACCTCTGCAACAGAAAGTGATTCCAACGAATAACACGCAAAGTGACTTTAAACTGGGCCAAAGATGTCAAAAATGGGTTATTTTAGGTTcgggacccaagtgaggagatgGCAAGTGGGGGTTCAAAGCATAGGTGTATCTATTAAACATAAAAGAGTGAAGGTGAAACACAACTAAGAATCACTCCATAAGGAGGAACAAGTACAACAAACAGTGTAAACCAGTGTAAACAGTATAAACCCAAACTTAAACACGACAGTGTTTAGGTTTGCGCACGAAGATGGAAAGCTggatacagaaacacacaagacaagagacgagagaaaagaggagacgAACTGGCACCCAACTGAGGAGAAAGACAGGTTTAAAAGGacaagggaacaggtgaaacaaatcaggacaaaggAGGTAGGTGCAGACGccaaacagagaaacaggaggagcaacaaaataaaagctaagaTAAGGGAAACTAAACACGAGGACAGGGTTgtgacaaaagaaaacttttgAGACTTTCTTCTTCATTCAAGAGTGCTGTTGTAATGTGCTGTCGCTGCACTGACACTGAAAGGGGcattttacacatcaaagtGAATTTGATGATTATATTAAAtactaatgtgaaaacagtgtaGTAGAAACATACCTGTGGTAGAGTATGAAAGTTGTAAGTGTTAAGCATGCAGTGTGGTTCTAATGAAAGACACCATCCAGTTGCATTATGGGGAGTTAGGAAGTATAAGATCAAGTTtggaaaatgaattaaacaattAATCAGTTGAAGACTGTGTATCATCACAAATAATTTCTCCCTTAACTTTATTTACTTTCAATAGAGCTGTGTAATATAAATCTCTAACATTTTTATCTcaacaattaatattttatgattatgatgtagtttatgtaaacatttctaGTGTAAAACCACACAGACTACAAATCTCACATAAGTGGAATCATCCAATCAAAGATTCGATTAGGTCCAATAGAAAGGTGAGGGGAATGAAAAAGGTGAGGTCGCGCAGGCGCAGAAGCTCCATAAATTGACAGGAGGATGCTGAGCTGCATTCCCATCATTCTGTGAGGAGAGGAGGATCCCCTGCGCATCCACAACGGAGGACAAGCCGAGCGATAAGAACATATAAAATAATCCTAGTTGAGCTCTTTGTCGGCCACCATGTCAGCTGGAGGAGATTTGGGGAATCCCCTGAGGAAATTTAAACTCGTATTTTTGGGCGAGCAGAGCGGTGAGTCAGTACTTGCGGAGGTTTGCGTTCTCCTCCCCTAATGGCAAACATGCGTGTATGTTGAAGGCCATGTATGTAATCACTGATGATTTTTGAAAGTTTAAGCTAAATACAGGGGATGTGCTGGCAGGCTCCGCTATATCTGACGCCTACGTTTCTCCTGGCAAATATGTGACTGTAGAAAATTAGATTAACCCAGGAggaaaggggaaaagaaaaaaaaaactgcacacacataaatggcATCGTTGGATTGAATCGAATCACTGCAATCActcaaagtaaatgaaataaaaccgGATTATATTAAATATCATTAAGGATTATTAGTCGCAAATTGTCATGTATCGCATCATGGCAGGCGATGTGGATTGGGATGTTTTGATGTGCTGCAGTGACCGACAAACAAGCTCAGCCTGTGTTCAGATAACCGCTTTATTCCACTTGTATCGCTTATTTCTAATATGTACAAAGCTGTGTTGCACCGTAtgactctgtctctgtctaaTGTTTTTCTACCACTCGTGTTTTTTAAGGGAAGATAATAAACAGTCCCCATGTGTCAGCTCGGGACACACCCTAGGCTGCGATGTCTGTAGCGTCTCTAAACCTCGCAGTCTCTGGCTCGGTCCCATGAATAACCTCATAAAAGACGAGCTTGACAGCGCCACAGAATTGTACCATTTATTCAATAATCCACTATTTTCACGGCGGGAAAGGATGTGTGTGGTGTGATGTGATGGCACAAATTCAGGAGGTGCGAGGTCGATAATGGTTTAGAGCCTGGTAAAACAGCCTGAATACGTGTTCCGACGCCAGGACTGCCAGCAAAAGACCTCAAATCCCATAAAATACAGCGGCAGGGAGAAGAATCCACACAATTAGACCTAATCTGACAGCAGTTTGAGTGAGGATTGTGTCTTACGTTGTGGTGCTTCAAgtgtatgcatgtttgtgtgtgttctgtttgtCGACTAAAaccctgctgtgtgtttgtgtggcctGTACTGCAATGatgctgtccatggtgctgaatcGAGGCCTGGTGTGGCCACTGCCCATGGCTGGTTTCAAAACTATTGCTGTCCGCATAAAAGACTTAAGAGCCTAAGAGCCTGGGGCCTGCTAGGAATGTGTAGACCTGATGTAAAATGGAGCTGAAGATGATGCTGGGTgagatgtaaataaaaacgGGGGCTGGTTAAGCTCACACGGTGCAGTCACCGTCCCAGCTGTTAAAATGAATCTTCATGTGCTTTATGTGTCTTGTTTATCGGGAGGGTTTGTACCTTTCTGGTGATTATGAGCCAGGTTTACATGTAACTTCGTTTTACCCTGATTTTGTTGACTAGCAGCATTTTCCTCATCACATCTTCCCACATATTCTTCTAAGATACAGAGGATAAAAATTCACAAAGATGTGTTTAGTCATTTTCTATTACTATTCAATGATGAGAGCGttagattatttgtttttttcagagcaGCAGTATAATATTCAATTTGCAATCTATAATAGAATTAGGCTCATCTCTGTGAAGCTTTgagaagagatttttttgtatcttttattgACAAGTATCAAATGATCAACTTATTTTTAAGATAAAGTTGTTTTGGCAAAATCAGTGATGGATATTGTGGctagtaaacattttaaacagcatctcttactgtatgtttaactacaatgacacattaaacacattcaaatatgttttgCCATCTTGGTGGATTATTTGATCAAAATTATTaccaattattattatcagtCCCTTCATATCACCTTCATGTTCATAGTTGAACATTCTTACTTGCTAAAACTTGCTAATTTGctaaaaatgttgaattatcAGGCAAATATTCTTCAATAACATACACAAACTTGATtgaaggttttgtgtttgtagtttCTTAATTTAATGACAAATTTACACTTTGACAGTTTGACAGATGTTCTTTACCGTTATTCACCAGTTTTTACTTTGATATGTTGCATGGAAACTGGGGACttgtttattaatgtgttaTACACTCTAAAAATTAATATCTGTGTGCTCTGTTGCAGTTGGGAAAACATCTCTCATCACTAGATTCATGTATGACAGTTTTGACAACACATATCAGGTAAGACACAAAACCAAGATCGTCAGGAAACagggaaatgtatttatttcagtgCAGGATATGATGACAGATATGCCCGACTTGAGTGATTTGTCTGCCCACCATCCTCAAACATTCAAGTCAAAAAAAACATGGGACTGTAGGTCACTAATACATTAAAGCTTTTTTGTCATAATCGTGACTGATTAACAGCTAAATAAAGTAACAATGAGTGGTTTCAGGCCAAAACTGCCAGCTTAATAAACATATTGCAGTGAGGGTAAATGTTGTTAGTGCAATCACCAAAAGGAAACAGTGTTTCAGCAGTGCAAGACTATTTAAAAGAGAAAGCAGATTAGTTTTTCCCATTTGTAGAGGAAAAAGAGGCTAATCTGAATAGCTGAGTCCTGAGGACAGTACAAATTAGTTTTTCACTCTGATTAAGTTTTGCTTATTGgctctttttgtatttttctcctACGTAACAGTGTTCACTCTCTTGGagacaacatacagtacagaggGTCATTTAGCTTCTAAAATCTGGGTTTCACTGAtggtttttcttattttgttctttttctttcacaggCGACCATTGGCATTGACTTCCTGTCGAAGACAATGTACCTGGAAGACCGAACAGTAGGAAGCGTTGATTGTCATTTAGAGTTCACATAAGGAGTATTACACAAAAAGATGAATtcatgtatttgtacttttcagtttcagtcagTCAACATCCTAACTAAGAAATTTCCCAGCTTCCAGCCTGGTTTGACTAATCCTTGATTTGATTTACTTAATTATGGCACAGTAACGTGCCTCTCTTCACACGCTAACATGATTATCCTAAGGTTATTTCTGGTAGTATCGCGTTTGGTGCTTTATCACTTCAACCTTTAAAAAGTTAAAGCCTTTTCCATGGATCATCTACTTTAGCCAGTATTAATACTTATTCTTTGTCAGGATATTATGttctcagcctgcacacatgctGATACTGGCTTTTCCCTTTGGGAGTGTACTTACAGGACCTTTACATCtagtgtgtgtgcaggaggATCTTGAAACAGCTGCTAAaggtgcgtgcatgtgtgtgtgtgtgtgtgtgtgtgtgtgtgtgtgtgtgtgtgtgtgtgtgtgtgtgtgtgtgtgtgtgtatgcatacgTGCACATGAAGGTAAGGCTCCAGCTGTGGGATACAGCTGGACAGGAGCGTTTCAGGAGCCTCATTCCAAGCTACATCCGAGACTCTACAGTTGCTGTGGTCGTCTATGACATTACAAGTGAGCATCAACTTATGTACTTAGGTGCATGTATCTATTGTGCTGTATGTTTACTGTGTGCTTTTGgctaaaatatattaaaatgctgGAGACATTGGATACATTGTAAAGGTCTGTTCTCCACAGATGTGAACTCATTCCAGCAAACCTGCAAATGGATTGATGACGTCAGGACGGAGAGAGGAAGTGATGTTATCATCATGCTAGTTGGTAACAAAACAGATCTGGAAGAGAAAAGGTGAGCTTTGTCAGACCTAGGTTAGAAAAGATATTTAGCTGTAGTAAATAAATTCTTTGGGATGAAGATATTTTCTTAGCTGAGAAGAAATCACGTCAGCAGTGAATAAATTAGCCTTCAACTTCAACAAGATGCTGAGTCTGCCTGATTTTCCTACAGGCAAATCACAATTGAGGAAGGAGAGCAGAGAGCCAAAGAGCTGAACGTCATGTTCATCGAGACCAGTGCCAAGACCGGCTGCAATGTCAAACAGGTGATCCCTGCAGGTTCACCATATTTCACCGCATTTTGGTGTCAGTTGCTCTTATATTCTCTGCCATTTCGTCAGcgaatataaatataaattattttttaaaatgacatgacACCACCGTATCATATCCTAAAGCTAACACAgaaaatttagcatttttgctaaatctttacactttcaattaTTGCGGGGCTCCTTTGCCCGCATACTTGCATACTTCTTTACCACGTCTATTTCTCCTCCCCTTTCATCTCCTTTTCTCCCCACTTCTGCCTCTCTTGCCTATCTGCTCCCTCCTTCTAGTTGTTTCGTCGGGTTGCAGCAGCCCTACCTGGAATGGAAAGCCTGGACGATGCAAATCCCGAAGGCAGTATCCTTTACAGCCGCTGTGACTCACAGTGCTGAGAGCCAAACAGCAGAGAATTAGGCAGCTTATTTTTAATCTCTTAGTGGTTGCTGGCACTCGCACAAACAGACCGCCCAGTCTAGTGTCTACTGAGGCATCAGCCATTAAACCTTTTATGCTTAATAGAGGAGAAATGCACAGAGTCAGGAAGGTAGTGTATATGCACAGTTATAGCAGCCCATAGTGGCTGTCTGGTAAACTACATGTGCTGAGGATGTGTGATGGAGGATTGAGAGGGACTGATTTAAAAGATACTTATGTATTTATATGAATACATTTCTGATGATATGTGGGAGTagacatttatatttcattctTCTGTCTATTTGTTACATATATACAACCAACAACTTAATTTAGATgtaattgattgattaattgattgattgattaagCTGCAAAAAAATTGTAAAGTTCCCAACATGATAGGTTTTGGGCTGAGGAtaaattttttgaaaaatgtttgcttgaAGAAATGTGTGGATGGGGAGTTTTAAAAAGAAGCCAGGTTAGGAAATCTTTGTAGCCGACTCCTCTGTGTCTAGTAGTTACAGAACACGCACAGCACCAAACCTTTGGTGATTGAGTCATATTTTAACCTCATTCAGTCAGTCTTCACTGTCCCCAAGCAGGGGAAAATTTTGGTCAAAACCAGACGAACAAAATAGCAACATGATTGCATAACACAGCCTCTCGGGTTCAGTTAGAAAAACACTATGGCAAGAGTTTACCAGGCCTACAGTCACTGAAATGAAGTAATTCAAGCTTTGAATAAAGATTGATGATGCTGATGAGGGAGAATATCCTCGGCCATTCTACAGACATGTCTTTAAAAGATGTCACAAAGCCGACACGATTATTAAGTCTATTTTTAATGGACCAGCAGAGGTTTCCATACCTCTGCACAAAGCTGCATTACCTATTTGACCTATTTCCTTAACCGGACACTTCTCAGTGATTGACATCAAGCTGGACAAACCAGCAGAACCAACTGTTTCCGAGGGAGGGTGCTCATGTTAATGCAGAGCTGCTATCAGACAGCTCCCTTCACACCATAGGCTTGTTGTGTTGCTTACTACTAGCTTCCAGTTGACTTCTCTAATTGGATATAGGATCCGGCCCTTGTATCTGATTGGACAAATC
Encoded here:
- the LOC137098736 gene encoding ras-related protein Rab-6B-like, which gives rise to MSAGGDLGNPLRKFKLVFLGEQSVGKTSLITRFMYDSFDNTYQATIGIDFLSKTMYLEDRTVRLQLWDTAGQERFRSLIPSYIRDSTVAVVVYDITNVNSFQQTCKWIDDVRTERGSDVIIMLVGNKTDLEEKRQITIEEGEQRAKELNVMFIETSAKTGCNVKQLFRRVAAALPGMESLDDANPEGMIDIKLDKPAEPTVSEGGCSC